A section of the Pseudomonas fluorescens genome encodes:
- a CDS encoding copper-binding protein has product MKPIRIVIAGTLAALTLAAHAQDMPGMKMDDMPMNSMPMNGMQMKPQTPQGQQATAEGTIKAINTAKQQVTIAHGAVPAVQWPPMTMAFGATAEQLKGLAVGDRVTFVFRLEGGAATVVSIGK; this is encoded by the coding sequence ATGAAACCGATCCGCATTGTTATAGCTGGCACCCTGGCTGCGCTGACCCTTGCCGCCCACGCGCAGGACATGCCCGGCATGAAAATGGACGACATGCCCATGAACAGCATGCCCATGAACGGCATGCAGATGAAGCCGCAAACCCCGCAGGGCCAACAGGCCACCGCCGAAGGCACGATCAAGGCCATCAATACCGCCAAGCAGCAGGTGACCATCGCCCACGGCGCCGTCCCCGCCGTGCAATGGCCGCCGATGACCATGGCCTTTGGCGCGACCGCAGAGCAGCTCAAAGGGCTGGCGGTGGGCGATCGGGTGACCTTTGTGTTCCGGCTGGAGGGAGGGGCGGCGACGGTCGTGTCCATCGGCAAATGA
- a CDS encoding efflux RND transporter permease subunit: MIAAVIRWSVANRFLVVLATLFVSAWGVWSVQSTPVDALPDLSDVQVIIRTPYAGQAPQIVENQVTYPLATTMLSVPGAKTVRGYSFFGDSFVYVLFEDGTDLYWARSRVLEYLSQVQSRLPASAKPALGPDATGVGWIFQYALVDRSGGHDLAQLRALQDWFLKFELKTLPNVAEVATVGGMVKQYQVQLDPLKLASLGITQAEVGAAIGRANQETGGAVLEMAETEFMVRASGYLQTLDDFRAIPLKLGAGAVPVTLGDVATVQLGPQMRRGIGELDGEGEAVGGVVILRSGKNARETIAAVKTRLQELKHSLPAGVEIVTTYDRSQLIDRAVSNLGYKLLEEFLVVALVCGIFLWHLRSSLVAIISLPVGVLIAFVVMRQQGLNANIMSLGGIAIAVGAMVDAAVVMIENAHKKLEAWHRAHPGQTLQGEQRWQVITQAATEVGPALFFSLLIITLSFIPVFTLEAQEGRLFGPLAFTKTYAMAAAAGLSVTLVPVLMGYWIRGRIPSEQQNPLNRGLIRLYEPALDAVLRRPRTTLLVALLVCLSALWPISRLGGEFLPPLDEGDLLYMPSALPGLSVQKAAQLLQQTDRMIKSVPEVEHVFGKAGRAETATDPAPLEMFETTIQFKPHDQWRPGMTAEKLVAELDRVVQVPGLTNIWIPPIRNRVDMLATGIKSPIGVKVAGSDLKQIDAVTQAVERVAREVPGVSSALAERLTGGRYIDVDIDRQAAARYGLNIADVQSIVSGAIGGEDIGETVEGLARFPISLRYPRDWRDSLGALEQLPIYTPLGSQITLGTVARVKVSEGPPMLKSENARPSGWVYVDVRGRDIASVVADLRRAVNEQVRLQPGMSLSYSGQFEFLERANARLTWLVPATLLIIFVLLYLTFTRVDEALLIMATLPFALTGGVWFLYWLGFNLSVATGVGFIALAGVSAEFGVIMLLYLRNAWAERQDCGEGSEHGLLAAIREGAVQRVRPKAMTVAVIVAGLLPILLDSGTGSEVMSRIAAPMVGGMLTAPLLSLFVIPAAYRLMRRRHLPVVSTLQGKKP, encoded by the coding sequence ATGATCGCGGCCGTGATTCGTTGGTCGGTGGCCAACCGTTTTCTGGTCGTGCTGGCGACCCTGTTTGTCAGCGCCTGGGGTGTGTGGTCGGTGCAGAGCACACCGGTCGATGCACTGCCGGACCTGTCGGATGTGCAGGTGATCATCCGCACGCCCTATGCGGGACAGGCACCGCAGATTGTCGAGAACCAGGTCACCTATCCGCTGGCCACCACCATGCTGTCGGTGCCAGGGGCCAAGACCGTGCGCGGGTATTCGTTCTTTGGTGACAGCTTTGTCTACGTGCTGTTCGAGGACGGCACCGACCTGTATTGGGCCCGCTCGCGGGTGCTGGAATACCTGAGCCAGGTCCAGAGCCGCTTGCCGGCCAGCGCCAAGCCGGCCTTGGGGCCGGATGCCACGGGGGTTGGCTGGATTTTCCAGTACGCCCTGGTGGACCGCAGCGGCGGGCATGACCTGGCGCAATTACGCGCCCTGCAGGACTGGTTCCTCAAGTTCGAGCTCAAGACCCTGCCGAACGTTGCGGAAGTCGCCACCGTGGGCGGCATGGTCAAGCAGTACCAGGTGCAACTCGATCCGCTGAAGTTGGCCAGCCTGGGCATCACCCAGGCCGAGGTCGGTGCGGCGATCGGCAGGGCCAACCAGGAAACCGGTGGCGCAGTGCTGGAGATGGCGGAGACGGAGTTCATGGTGCGGGCTTCCGGCTACCTGCAGACCCTCGATGACTTTCGCGCGATCCCACTCAAACTAGGGGCGGGCGCAGTGCCCGTGACCCTGGGCGATGTCGCGACTGTGCAGCTTGGCCCGCAAATGCGCCGTGGCATTGGTGAACTCGACGGCGAAGGCGAGGCCGTTGGCGGCGTGGTGATTCTGCGTAGCGGCAAGAACGCCCGGGAAACCATCGCGGCGGTGAAGACCCGGCTTCAGGAGCTGAAACACAGCCTGCCGGCGGGAGTGGAAATCGTCACCACCTACGACCGTAGTCAACTGATCGACCGGGCGGTGAGCAACCTCGGCTACAAGCTGCTGGAGGAGTTCCTGGTGGTTGCCCTGGTCTGCGGGATCTTCCTCTGGCACCTGCGCTCCTCCCTGGTGGCGATCATCTCGTTGCCGGTCGGGGTGTTGATCGCCTTTGTGGTGATGCGGCAACAGGGGCTCAACGCCAACATCATGTCCCTGGGCGGCATCGCCATTGCGGTGGGGGCCATGGTTGACGCAGCGGTGGTGATGATCGAGAACGCCCACAAAAAGCTCGAAGCCTGGCACCGGGCCCATCCCGGGCAAACCCTGCAGGGCGAGCAACGCTGGCAGGTGATCACCCAGGCGGCGACCGAGGTCGGGCCGGCGCTGTTCTTCAGCCTGTTGATCATCACCCTGTCGTTCATCCCGGTGTTCACCCTGGAGGCCCAGGAGGGTCGGCTGTTCGGCCCGCTGGCGTTCACCAAGACCTATGCCATGGCCGCAGCGGCGGGGCTGTCGGTGACCCTGGTACCGGTGTTGATGGGGTATTGGATTCGCGGGCGGATTCCCTCTGAGCAACAGAACCCGCTGAACCGTGGGTTGATCCGCCTCTATGAACCGGCGTTGGATGCAGTATTGCGCCGGCCCAGGACGACCTTGCTGGTGGCCTTGCTGGTTTGCCTCAGTGCCTTATGGCCGATCTCGCGCCTGGGCGGCGAGTTCCTGCCGCCGCTGGATGAAGGCGACCTGCTGTACATGCCTTCGGCGCTGCCAGGGTTGTCGGTGCAGAAGGCGGCGCAGTTGCTGCAACAGACCGACCGCATGATCAAGAGCGTACCTGAAGTCGAGCATGTGTTCGGCAAGGCCGGCCGTGCGGAAACCGCCACCGATCCGGCGCCCCTGGAGATGTTCGAGACCACCATCCAGTTCAAGCCCCACGACCAGTGGCGCCCGGGCATGACGGCGGAAAAACTGGTGGCCGAACTGGACCGCGTGGTGCAGGTTCCGGGGCTGACCAATATCTGGATACCGCCGATTCGCAACCGCGTCGACATGCTCGCCACCGGCATCAAGAGCCCGATTGGGGTCAAGGTGGCCGGCAGCGATCTGAAGCAGATCGATGCGGTGACCCAAGCGGTCGAACGGGTGGCCAGGGAGGTGCCCGGGGTCAGCTCGGCGCTGGCCGAACGCCTGACTGGTGGGCGTTACATCGATGTGGATATCGACCGCCAGGCGGCTGCACGTTATGGCCTGAATATCGCCGATGTGCAGTCGATCGTCAGCGGCGCCATCGGCGGTGAAGACATCGGCGAGACCGTTGAGGGGCTGGCCCGCTTCCCGATCAGCCTGCGTTACCCCCGTGACTGGCGGGATTCGTTGGGGGCTCTGGAGCAGTTGCCGATCTACACCCCGCTGGGCAGCCAGATCACCCTCGGCACGGTGGCCAGGGTCAAGGTCAGCGAGGGCCCACCCATGCTCAAGAGCGAAAACGCTCGGCCCTCGGGTTGGGTGTATGTCGATGTGCGGGGGCGGGATATCGCCTCCGTGGTCGCCGACCTGCGCCGGGCGGTGAACGAGCAGGTGCGCTTGCAGCCGGGCATGAGCTTGAGCTACTCCGGGCAGTTCGAGTTTCTCGAGCGGGCCAACGCTCGGCTCACGTGGCTGGTGCCGGCCACCTTGCTGATCATCTTCGTGCTGCTGTACCTGACCTTTACTCGCGTTGACGAGGCCTTGCTGATCATGGCCACGCTGCCGTTCGCCCTGACGGGCGGGGTGTGGTTCCTCTACTGGCTGGGGTTCAACCTGTCGGTGGCCACCGGCGTCGGTTTTATCGCACTGGCCGGGGTGTCTGCCGAGTTCGGTGTGATCATGCTGCTGTACCTGAGGAACGCCTGGGCCGAACGCCAGGATTGCGGCGAGGGCAGTGAGCACGGGTTGCTCGCGGCGATTCGTGAAGGCGCGGTGCAACGTGTGCGCCCCAAGGCCATGACCGTGGCCGTGATTGTCGCCGGCCTGCTGCCGATCCTGCTGGACAGCGGCACCGGCAGCGAAGTGATGAGCCGCATCGCCGCGCCCATGGTCGGCGGCATGCTCACCGCCCCCTTGCTGTCCCTGTTCGTCATACCGGCGGCGTATCGCCTGATGCGCCGCCGGCACCTTCCCGTTGTTTCCACCCTTCAAGGAAAAAAACCATGA
- a CDS encoding efflux RND transporter periplasmic adaptor subunit has translation MNSLIWKVVGVAGVSLALGGAGGYWLAQTSAGAVPGAVPEQGARAATGAEPKALYWYDPMYPQQKFDKPGKSPFMDMQLVPRYAEGDGQGEQAAVRIDPSLTQNLGLRLATVTRGVLASRVEAVGVLTFNEREVAVIQPRTAGFVERVYARAPGDLLKANAALADILVPEWAGAQEEFLALKASGDAGLLAAARQRLRLTGMPTALIAQVERSGKVQPSLTLTSPIGGVLQELNVRQGMTLAAGETLARVNGFDSVWLAVAVPESQAGSLVAGQVAEARLPAFAGEVFVGKVDAILPQANTDSRTLEVRVELPNPQGRLRPGMSAQVSLKRSTQQALLWVPSEAVIRTGQRALVMLAEDGGRYRPVEVQPGPDSAGQTAIFKGLEEGQRVVASGQFLLDSEASLKGIVAASLAAPAPVLHEAWGQVLAIDSREVTLAHGPFKSLGMPAMTMTFPLASPGLAQGLKVGDKVRVALSPRDNELQVQRLEKTEAQP, from the coding sequence ATGAATTCGCTGATCTGGAAAGTCGTAGGGGTGGCCGGCGTCTCGCTGGCCCTGGGAGGAGCGGGCGGTTACTGGCTGGCGCAGACGTCAGCCGGCGCGGTGCCGGGAGCCGTGCCGGAACAGGGCGCCAGGGCCGCGACCGGGGCCGAGCCCAAGGCACTGTACTGGTACGACCCGATGTACCCGCAACAGAAGTTCGACAAACCGGGTAAGTCGCCCTTTATGGACATGCAACTGGTGCCACGCTACGCCGAGGGGGATGGCCAGGGAGAGCAGGCGGCGGTGCGCATCGACCCGAGCCTGACCCAGAACCTCGGCCTGCGCCTGGCCACCGTCACCCGTGGGGTGTTGGCCAGCCGCGTCGAGGCCGTCGGTGTGCTGACCTTCAACGAGCGTGAGGTGGCGGTCATTCAGCCGCGCACTGCGGGGTTTGTCGAGCGGGTGTATGCCCGTGCGCCGGGGGATCTGCTCAAGGCCAACGCGGCCCTGGCGGATATCCTTGTGCCGGAATGGGCGGGCGCCCAGGAGGAGTTTCTGGCGCTCAAGGCCAGTGGCGATGCCGGCCTGCTGGCGGCTGCTCGCCAGCGATTGCGCCTCACTGGGATGCCGACGGCCTTGATCGCCCAGGTCGAGCGCAGCGGCAAGGTCCAGCCGAGCTTGACGCTGACCAGCCCCATCGGTGGCGTGTTGCAAGAGCTGAATGTCCGCCAGGGCATGACCCTGGCGGCCGGTGAGACCCTGGCCCGGGTCAACGGCTTTGACAGCGTCTGGCTGGCGGTGGCGGTCCCGGAGTCGCAGGCGGGTTCGCTCGTTGCGGGGCAGGTGGCCGAGGCTCGTTTGCCGGCGTTTGCGGGGGAGGTGTTTGTCGGCAAGGTCGACGCGATCCTTCCACAGGCCAATACCGATAGCCGCACACTTGAGGTACGGGTCGAGCTGCCTAACCCGCAAGGTCGGTTACGGCCTGGCATGAGCGCTCAGGTCAGCCTCAAGCGTTCGACCCAGCAAGCGCTGCTGTGGGTGCCTAGCGAGGCGGTGATTCGCACCGGTCAGCGAGCCTTGGTGATGCTGGCCGAAGACGGTGGGCGATACCGCCCGGTGGAGGTGCAGCCGGGGCCGGACAGCGCTGGCCAGACAGCCATCTTCAAAGGCCTGGAGGAGGGGCAGCGGGTGGTGGCGTCCGGGCAGTTCCTGCTGGATTCGGAAGCCAGTCTCAAGGGCATCGTCGCCGCCTCGTTGGCGGCGCCTGCGCCCGTCCTGCATGAAGCCTGGGGTCAAGTCCTGGCCATCGACAGCCGGGAGGTCACACTGGCCCATGGTCCCTTCAAGAGCCTGGGCATGCCGGCCATGACCATGACGTTCCCCCTGGCCAGCCCTGGCCTGGCGCAGGGCCTCAAGGTCGGCGACAAGGTGCGGGTGGCGCTGAGCCCGCGTGACAATGAGTTGCAGGTCCAACGCCTGGAAAAAACGGAGGCCCAGCCATGA
- a CDS encoding TolC family protein, translating into MNPKCYCTGWSLVAGLTAGVLVWPSLAGALTLDEALRLAEHNAPSLNAQDAKIQAASSAAIPAGELPDPQLLLGMQNYPIGGADRWRVDQDPMTAQMVGIRQEMPNSDKRKARIEVAAGAIERAAAERRVELLNVRQATALAWIGSYSVERKEALLQDLYKENRLLADTVRAQTAGGRGLPADAVTPRQEAAQLAEREDELVSQRIQARAALRRWIGSAANDRPEGRLPKWPVDGAGYAHKLQHHPALAAFVPMTREAQARVQEAEADKQSDWSWELDYQRRGREFGDMVSVQFSWDLPLFPGSRQNPRIAARQAELSQLEAEREALSREHAEQLEAQMADYQRLDRAVSRNQQSLVPLAREKVELSLASYRAGKGELAALVAARRELIEARLKQIDIEEQRALTSARLYFAYGETAQ; encoded by the coding sequence ATGAACCCCAAGTGCTATTGCACAGGCTGGTCCCTCGTGGCCGGCCTGACGGCAGGCGTGCTGGTCTGGCCGAGCCTCGCTGGCGCCTTGACCCTTGATGAGGCGTTGCGGCTGGCCGAGCACAACGCGCCATCGCTGAATGCCCAAGACGCAAAAATCCAGGCCGCCAGCAGCGCGGCCATCCCCGCCGGAGAACTGCCTGACCCGCAGTTGTTGCTGGGGATGCAGAACTACCCCATTGGCGGTGCGGATCGCTGGCGCGTCGACCAGGACCCCATGACTGCGCAAATGGTCGGGATCCGCCAGGAAATGCCCAACAGCGACAAACGCAAGGCACGCATCGAGGTGGCCGCCGGGGCGATCGAGCGGGCCGCTGCCGAGCGTCGGGTAGAGCTGCTGAATGTGCGCCAGGCCACGGCCCTGGCCTGGATCGGCAGTTATTCGGTGGAGCGCAAGGAGGCGCTGCTCCAGGACTTGTACAAGGAAAACCGACTGCTGGCCGACACCGTCCGCGCACAGACTGCCGGTGGCCGCGGGTTGCCGGCCGATGCGGTGACGCCCCGCCAGGAAGCCGCACAACTGGCGGAGCGCGAGGATGAGTTGGTCAGCCAGAGGATCCAGGCCCGAGCCGCTCTCAGGCGCTGGATCGGCAGTGCCGCCAACGATCGGCCTGAAGGGCGCCTGCCAAAATGGCCGGTGGACGGCGCAGGCTATGCCCATAAGCTGCAACACCATCCCGCGCTGGCAGCGTTTGTGCCCATGACCCGCGAAGCGCAAGCCCGGGTGCAGGAGGCCGAGGCTGACAAACAGTCGGACTGGAGCTGGGAGCTGGACTATCAGCGCCGTGGCCGTGAGTTTGGCGACATGGTCAGCGTGCAGTTTTCCTGGGACCTGCCGTTGTTTCCCGGCTCCCGGCAGAACCCCAGGATTGCCGCCCGACAGGCCGAGCTGAGCCAGCTGGAAGCCGAGCGTGAAGCCCTGTCCCGGGAGCATGCCGAGCAACTGGAAGCACAGATGGCCGACTACCAGCGCCTGGATCGCGCGGTGAGCCGCAACCAGCAAAGCCTGGTGCCGCTGGCCCGGGAAAAGGTCGAGCTGAGCCTGGCCAGCTACCGCGCCGGCAAGGGCGAACTGGCGGCGCTGGTCGCTGCCCGCCGCGAACTGATCGAAGCACGCCTCAAGCAGATCGATATCGAAGAGCAGCGTGCCCTGACCAGCGCTCGGCTGTACTTCGCCTACGGGGAGACCGCGCAATGA
- a CDS encoding DUF2790 domain-containing protein, which translates to MSSVAAAQDLTARAPSESIVIDGETLPLKRPDSWFVKDIDRIISISPVSERCEVAPVRMVYMDSEQKKYVLEYRVMGNGCN; encoded by the coding sequence ATGAGCAGCGTTGCTGCTGCGCAAGATTTGACCGCGAGAGCGCCGAGCGAGTCCATTGTAATAGATGGAGAAACGCTCCCTTTAAAGCGCCCAGACTCATGGTTTGTCAAGGATATAGATCGGATCATCAGTATCTCCCCTGTATCAGAGCGTTGTGAGGTAGCCCCCGTGCGAATGGTATACATGGACTCTGAACAAAAAAAATATGTTCTTGAATATAGGGTTATGGGCAATGGCTGCAATTAG